Within Phycodurus eques isolate BA_2022a chromosome 18, UOR_Pequ_1.1, whole genome shotgun sequence, the genomic segment aaggtggggaaaaaagacagAAGGAAGTTTAAATGAGTTTAAACGTAAACGTAGCCGACATCCTGGCTAGCAAACGCATCTGGCAGTGCGTCCGACTCGTCAAATGATGTAAAACAGGTGAGCGGTGAGTGGGCGTGGCTTCAGCGCATCCCGCGGACACGCCAccggtgatttaaaaaaaaaaagaaaaaaaaaaggattttgaaGCCTGAGTTTttcttaatcattcaaatttggcaaggtTGTtggtgtcaaatttacaagatttAGTTTATGCAGCTTTACTGCATTTAACTGTCATTTAGGTTATTAAATGACTTTCAAGTGTCAAGGCCcaccctgtatatatatatatatatatatatatatatatatatatgactatattttaagtttttatataacatttttcaatgatactttccatttcatttcattgtgtgtattttgcatacatgatttctttatttatgcattgtttgtttgtgcgccAAACCAAAACGTTGCCCCAATGCGGTCGATAATGACGCCATTATTAGGCTCAGGTGCCCCCTCGCCGTCTTTTGTTGCGTCTGGCTCTGGAGCCGTCTCAAATgatccgccccccccccccctcctccctgcATGTGCGCCCCTGTTCGCCGGAAGTACCATATATGGTGCGAAGTGTCCATACTGCCCCCCGCCcaccaccttttgtttttgttttgggtccGGAGCGTCTcagtgtgtacttttttttagtcCATACTGAGACGTAAATGACAACACAGATTGTATTTAATTCTGTAGCTTTAATTCAAATAAAGAATGGGATCATAAAATAACGAGCACGTGACATCGCCGCGGGTTGCGAGTGCAAAAATGAAATCGTCGTTGTCGTAAGGGAGGGCTCGCGATGGTATATTCATCACATCTGAGATGGCACGATTTTGTAGAATGTGACCCAAAAACGGATCACGTTGCAATGATGCAGAAGTTGCATGCGTGCCGTGACGTGCCGTGACGTGCCGTGACGCGGCGCGACGTGGTTCATTCACGCCGAGAGGGCCGGGGCACCCTCGTCGCGTGCTGGCGGGGGACGAGACGAGCCTCGATCTTCTGCTTCCGTGACGCGCATTTGGAAAAAGAGGATTTGAGGGGATTTGTTGTTAATCGGCGTTTGCCGCGTTGATGTGCAACGTTGACGTCACAACGAGCCGGAAAGACAGCGGCGCGGTGTTTTCCGCAGCTCGCCGTCCCCGCCGGTCGCCACCGAATGGTTCGCTCTCCCACGTTTCATTCATAAAATGCAGCCGAGTATAAAAGGCGGGTCCCCTCACCGCTCGCTGCACTTCGGACCATCCATCCCGGCTGGCAAATGGCAAAAGGACGCGGGAGCCTCTTCTGCAGCATTCTCAGCCCCGTGCCCGTTGCAGACGGAGATACATTGATAGTTGGCGATCAGAAATAGATGTCAATCATGCAGCCGGATTATTGGTCTCCGTCCGGCTGCAGCACAGCATCGCCTGGCGGGGGCACCCTCGGGTGCAGCCTGCAGCCTCTGTCACCGGCAGCTGACAACCAAgaggtagaaaaataaaaataaaaatgaatctgTCGATTTATTGTATCATAATTCTCACACAATGTGATTCTCTCcctccctttctttctttctccccccAGGATGCGGACGGCGGCGCTTCGGACTGTCTCGTCCCCACGGCGGGCGGCACCTCGCCGGCTCGGAGGCGCCCGCTGCGGCCGAACGTGGTGCCCCTCGTCTCGCCTTCCAGCAAGAAGGCCAAAGCCGCCGCCTGCGCCAAATTGCAGAAGGACGAGGTAGAGAAAGGAGACACGAGGAACTCCAACATTGCTTTGGATGTGGCAATCTGGCGAACGGGGCTGACGGGCTGGCACCGTGCGCACTTTGACGCACGTCCGATCGTGATGAGTGCGCAGCGCCCACATCAGCGCTCGGCCTTTGCACGGCTCGAAAACGACAATCATCTGCTCCTGCGGTCACCCTCAAACCCGTTTGAACATTTCCAACGGTCATATGCGCTTCAACACAAAAGAAGCTCCAATCAATGTCATAGaattagaaaaaagaaaaatcaaagaaTATACTTTGGGGTTTCGTAGCCTCCAAATTGCGAAGGTCCCACCGCAAACGGTTGCCGGCCCGCGGAACATCTGACCGAGCGCGGACCGGTCGGCGGCCAATCGCGATTTCGAGGCTTCGCTTAAGacacccaaaatgtttttgcgaTGCGGGAGAAAGGAGGACAACAGCAAGTCAAGTCGACTGCAAAAACTCATACAAAAGATGGCCTCCCATTGGGACACTTACACTATAATAATGCATGCACACATAAGAACACATTTAAACgagtcaaactcatttgtgCAGTTACAtcttctcaaacgttttacacaaaGTGCCACCTCAAAAGCAAAAACGACAACACGCACCAGAAGGACAAATGAAGCGGCTTGTGTTTTGACTGCGATCGCACagtttcaaatcaaatcagaTCAGATCAAATGCAACTGTATTGTACTtcaagtgaaatacaactgaagtgtatTGAACAAATGGCCTGTGCCGGATTTGATGGAAGTTTGAACCATTGCAACATGATtggacagtttgaacatttcattcagtgattctgtcgcctaccactagagggagcccgtgcACCACTGAAATCTACTGCTTTCAATGctcactgatgtttttttcaaagatttcTTGAACCTTTTGGGGTGCATCCCACTTTGGACTTCGGATTCCATGTGCACTTCTATTCTTTATAAGTGTCTATTTGCcttttgtgtgcgcgtgcctGCAGTCTTCCAAAGAAGCGGACGAAAGGAGGCGGATTCGCCGGGAGAGGAACAAAATAGCTGCGGCAAAATGCCGGAACAGGCGTCGGGAGCTGATCGACGCCCTGCAAGCTGTACGtgtggaagggaaaaaaaaaaagtagttttgcTTCAAAGAGCACGCCAGCGATgcctccttttgttttttttgccccgTCAGGAAACTGACCAACTGGAAGACGAGAAGTCGAGCCTCCGGTCGGAGATCGACGAGCTCCTGAAGGAGAAGGAGCGACTGGAGCGGGCGCTGTCATCCCACGAGTCCTCCTGCAAACTGGACAAGGACGACGAGGGAGAGCGGGACGTCACGATGCCGTCACCCGAAAGCGACGCCGAGGGCCCCCGCATCCCCGCCGCGGCCATTTTCGGCAACTCCGACATCCTGCTGTGCTCCGGCGCCGAGGACGACCTAGACGACCTCGTCCCGGAaacggaggcggcggcggcggccgcttCCGGGGACGAGGGGGCGGCGGCCTGGGCGTTCGTGCCCGACGTGGGAGATCTGAGCGGGGCGCTGTGCCTGCCCGACTGGGAAACCTTGTACCGGTCGGTCGCCGACGACCTCCGATGTCTGAGCGGCAACTTCCGCACCTGCGGCGTCTTCTCCTTCGGCCTGGCCGACACGGACGCCTTGGCGGAGGGCGGCGGGAGCGGCCCGGAAGACGGCCTCAACTCCCCGACGCTCCTGACGCTGTgaatgccagaaaaaaaaaaaaacttatgcaATGATCCATCCTCTCTCAAATACAGGCAAGCCCCGTTTCTCGCAGGCGAAACGTTCCAGACGCACCCGCGTTATTAAccgcagaaaaaaaactaaacaaaaaaacaacgttcCAAAATACCAGGTTTCTGTATCGGATCGATactggccttatttcaaggtatcggctACTTGTGAAGGCTGCCGAAAACCAGCCACCGATATTTAcggcaaaaaaaaccaacaaaaaaaacccgacAGTAAGTCTTCCGCGCCAGTAGTCGGCGCTACACTGCGGAAGTTTCACAATGGCAATTCGTCGTGGGcggcagaaagaaaaagaaaaatctttgtTCACAAACATGTTATTGTGTTAATCCAAGTTTCatgtatcaaaagtacgagTGGTATCGGTGCTTAGTGTCGacgagtactcaagagtgaagaCTCGTACCGGCCGCGGCCTGGAAAAAGTGCTAAGGAACGTCCAGAGTTTTACCCCGACAACGCACTTTACAAACTCATTAAATCCCACTCAAACGTATTAAAAGTCACTTTTtgaagtattccttagcacctgtttTCGCTCTCGCAGTTCTCCAAAAAAGAggcgcagtgtgtgtgtgtgtgtgtgtgtttgtctctcCCAGTAAAACTGACTCACAAAGCGAGAGAATTCAACACTGTACATTGAAAGACCAAAaggttcaaccaaaccatacaaTGGCAAAAGTTGGCTAACTTGCTCATGTAAAAtgtcatagacaggctaacagaaacggaaaaaaaaaaaagtggcatttCAACATTTcgttgttctgcctgtcactataacGTCGCTGGCATCGAAGAACGGAGATGCATTGTTTGTCGTATCGTAgatgaggaaacaaaaaaaagctttcaatgtCTATATTGAATACAGTGTGCAAATACacgtttactgtacatacttagATATAAAagttttattgtatatattgaAATAAGTCATTCATggatgaagtaaaaaaaaaaaacagttaaaatgcacattttaactgtttttataGAATagttttaaaacaagaaaatcatcaaaaaatgttacatttaattTCTACACACGtttatatgtttttattgtatgtatCGAAATTCATTTGTGGATgaagtaaagaaataaaaagcaatTAATGTGTACTTGAACTATGTATAGTAGTTTTTGGACAATAAAATCAATTGTAATTCtgtcttttttatttagaaTTAAAGTAGCTATATTTATTGAGACAATTATTTTATAGATGCCAAATGGTCAGGTAAATGTTGACTGTGCTTTTaaaatggtttgtttatatattgACAATAACCCCATGAACCAATGATTTAATGGTGCCACATGAATACTAAATAGCAAATGaatcaattcctttgtttttaacaaaaaggGGTAAAGTTGGAAGTTCCGCAAATGTCGTCTTCGTCATATTTAGAaacaggatttaaaaaataaaataaaatgtctggaGGAGGCTGATTTCATGATTTATTCATTGCTTTTTCCGTGCTCCTTAAAGGCAACACATAACGACGCAGCGGCGCGATGGCGTCACTTCCGACGACTACATATGGAGCGGGGCGTGTCATCGCAGACCGCGCTGTTTTGTTTCTATGGCGACGGCTGTGTCCTCTTCGCTGCCCGGGGAAAAACAGGgagcgtttgtttttgtttttattaccgAACGTTAACAAGAAAGAACGCGCGAGTTTCGACGAGCATTTCAATTGTCATTTCCCGTAACAACTCGTCGCCGTTTCGAACGAGATGTTGGAGTTTGTTCTGGAGCTGGGAAGGAAAGACAAAGCAAATCTCATCCAAAAGAAAGAACCAACAGTGGTGCGTTCAAGGTGACTGTGTCATTAAGAGTTTTAACTGATTCCGACTTCTCCACTACACAGTTGAGCTCTGAAGAACGTAGTGCGTTTTAGACACAATAGGGGGCGCTACAATCTTGCCACGTGCCAACGACACTCACGAGCCACAACGTAATGTGGGCTGTATCAAAATGACAAACAAGTTTACTGTTGCGCTATCTTTTAATATAGTCTTATCtgtacacaagtatctgtagtGCGAGTGCGAGTGTTTTGCCGCCCctgaacagtggttctcaaagtgtggtactcgGGCTCCCTCTAAATAGTACGCAAAACAACCAATTGAAATaattgttcaaactgtgcatcttAAACTCGATTTTTTTTGGAATCCagaacagtacatttgttaaagtACAGTTCCGTTGTATTTATCTTTTAAGCACCTTTACATTCAatcttttttccaaatgttttcagaaatTCATTGAgctcaaatttgtatttaacttatgcgcaacacatttttaatgggatcaTTATTTCTGTACAGTTGTCCATTTTGCGACGTTGAAGCgcagtgttgatgttcaaaTGGATGTTAGCGTGTCTCACGATAAGATACGCTTCGTTTTCGATCAACAGTTGTGCCTACTACGCCGCTGTATTTCAATGTTGGTATCTTTTGAGGCGGAAGAGAGCGGGCGTGACCCGGGCAGGCGTCCCTAATGTGGCACGATCGCCCGCTTCCCGTTTCCCAATTTTAGCGGCGACGATGGCCGGAGCTCGTCAGCGGTGATGCCGTCTGACTCGCTGCTCCGTTTACCTTttggtcccaaaaaaaaaaaaaaaaaaaaaaggaaataaaagcaCGCGGGCGTCGGGGCCGCAAACATCTCATGAGACACAGATGTTTCGTTCGCCCGACTCGGCCTGTCAGGTCGTCGCTAGATTACGTGGGTAAAAGGTAGGTAGGCGTGTACATacaaaaagtcgacacacccttGTTCTTGCAACTGGGGATGAGACTGTTCGGAATGAACCGATCACATTCAAATGTATGTTAGTACACAACTGCTGCCATTTAAAGCGCCTCTGATTAACCTTAAAgaaagttcagatgttcaagtaggcttttcttgacaTGTTTTGCTTTCGAGCAGAAGCCAGAAGGTTTTGTGCGAGCCAGTAACTGTTGGTAATTCCCTCCACCTCGGCTCGGGCCGCAGAAAAACAACCGGTTCAGGATGCCGCCAGCAGCTCGCTTCACTTCCGCTTGCTGTCCTTTCGGTGATGATCAGTTTGGTGTTTGCACCAAAAATTCCTTTTGGAATTGCGGCCCAACAGTTCAACCTCGGTTTCATCAGCGCAAACATTTCCACGCGTGCTTTTTGGGAGCGTTCAAGTGCGTTTTGCCAAAATGCATCCTGGCTTGGATGCGTTTCCTCGCTGGTTAAGATGAGGCTTCCGTCTTGCAAAAGCGTCCAGACGTACGAAGACgacgggagattgttgtcacatctccaGAAATTCCTGCGGCTCCTTCAAAGTTGCCGTCTGCCTTCCTCACCGGTTTTCTTCTCATCTTGTCATCAATTTGGAGGGACGTCCAGTTCTCGGGAATGTCACTGAACTCATTTCTTTCGGTCTCATTCCACCTGGGGTGTGTTGACCTTTGATATCCACTGCAGGCAGCGAGACAACATTCTCACCGTGGGATGTTGATCCTTTTAAGCGCCTTATGGGAGCCGATCGTCAATCTTGTTCATTTCACTGCTTTGTTGCCTTTTTGAGTTGGATTTTAATTGGAAATGGAAGCTTGAGTAAACGAATTGAACAGCGATGTCACGGCGCGCTAAATCGGCACACGGccaatgtttttggaacgtaaaTTCATTTAGCAGGCGGCGGGGAAACGTTTGTCGAAACCTTTTGGCCACGTTTGATCTTCAAAGTGGACAGAAGGCCCATGTCGTATGCGGGTgagcaaaaaacattttccgaTACATTTCCTCGAATGAACGCctgctagcttcatgctaacatgaAATGTGAAAGGCCATAGACGGGCTCATGAACATTAGCACATATGTTACCGCAAAATACGGGCGATAAACGGGGACGTAACGGGCTTTTCGGTGCAGTTGACCCCCGACGTCGATTCATCTGCGCGCATTCGGCACTTCCCGGGAACGTAAGCGGGAGGAGATCATTCGTTCTCCAATAAGCCGATAAACACGACCGTTTTGAAAATATCAAGAGTCCTACaatgtttctttcatttttaacaaGAACTGGTTCACTTATCTCATCAAGTAATTGGTGAATTGGTTTATGataaaaagtacaataaaaacagaGAAGAAACACCTGCgcatatacatttaacatacatttaacatgttcaatatttacgctCGCCATGCGCGTGGGGAAAGTCGGCGAatgtgacgtgaaacggaatTTGGCCAATCAAGAAGCAGCCTGACTCAGGGAGAAGGAAGCggccgtaaataaaaacaaacatacccGATGTCATATTTTGTAAAAGTGGCTTCACCAGATCGcaattattttccaaagcaagttttTACTGACGACATCAAACTCTGGCAAATATCGGAGCAGCATATGgggaagtgtttgtttttctccacttttgtTAGATCACGCGAGATTTCCGTCTTGGCGGACTGGATTGGAGATCGGCGGCGGAACGGAATCTTTACCGTGTTGCGTGTCGGGATTGTCGGAGCACACCGCGcgcgaccaaaactgttaaattccccattcttttttttaatcttcacgTGCGAAGTCGGTAACGGATAATCTTTTacgatttggaaaaaaaaacccaggccTACCGTGTtacttttggatgaaaaaaggaaaacatgcCATAATAAATGCACAAATGAAGTTCGagcatttgtattgtttttcgaATTTCCCTCAGGATCAATATGAACCCAAGCGAACACGTCGGCATGTGCGCTCGGAACGCTCCGGCAACTTCCTATTCTGCCCTCCGTCCCTCCGACTCTTACGAAATCTGTGAAAACTTTTGCAAACGCGCAAACGTCCGCGCACGTTCGCTGACGCGCCGGACGAGCGTCTAACCTGATTCCGAAAGGAGAACGacaagaaggaaggaaggaaattcAACGGGCCCGCTCGCCTTCTGGTGTCTGCGCTGCGGCGAAGGCTGAGCCATGAGTCAGCGCCGGACGGGACGGGACTGCACAGGATGGTGTCTGGCGCGACGGGTATTTCCAAAAGCGGTGACAGTCCGGTAttctgcacaaaaaaaaaaaaaaaaaaaaaagaaaagaatagaAGGAAGAAACCAAAATTAACCCTGCAATAAATGCGAGTCGCCCGAGGGCGGGAGGCGAAATGCCcgaaaacattttttctttccccGAACCCACctgaaataaacaacaacaataaaaacaaaacacactaatatcacaaaaaatagaaaacaaccaaaagaacaatttgaaaaataagcAACAATACAGAAGTAGAACAAGAGAAATACATTATCAactgatcaaataaaaatacattgaaattacacaacaagccaaaataaagacagaataAATGAAACTGAAATTAGAGttgaaataatcatttaaaaaataatacaaaataaccCAAAGTCAAATAAACATCAAATATGCAACTGTAAATAAAGATAATTTATTCAACGatgattcaataaataaaagtacaataagaattttttttcaaatcacaaaataaacaaaaggctATTTGACGAAACCATAGCCAAAAACGATTGAAAATATACTAAATGAccgaaaatattttcaaaacaaatgaattgggaaaaaaaaaaaagaaaacatcatgaaaacatacaacaaaataaaccaAAGACAATGAAACAACTCCAAAGAAAGTACAATAAACTTCCTGATTTTGGGCTGCACCCGATTTGCACGAGGCTGGCAGAACTGCCAGCTCCAACTTGCATCGCAGCATAAATTCAACGTTTGGGGGCCACATGGCCATGCGACCCCCAGAGAGTGAAAAGGGCCAACGTGGCATTTCCCTTTTGTAATTTGCATCTTAGGCTCATCTGGGAAGACTTTGGAGAAGATTTTGGGGTGCGTGGTCCAGACGATCAACCCGGCGGGATCTAGTCCAACCCACGGCGGCTTCAAGCCGACGGCGGACAAAAGATGCCAGACGAAGtcgcatccatttttccaggtcgcACGTCGTCGACTGACAGTTTGGACGTTGCGTCAGCGCATTCCGCCGACACGCCCGCGGTGTTTGAGAGCGCAGGATACGGCTTGACTTTTCCCGATTTTTGAAGCCTCACTTGATATTGTTTTTCTcgatttggcaggcttgttcaCAACATTTTTCTAGGCGGCGTGTCAAATTGACGAGACTCATTTTCACGTTTCGCCGACGGCCTGATGAAACGAGAAGCCACATCCTTTACTCGTACGTCACACACAAGGCCGATTCTCCGCGCACTGAACAATATTcggcattgttttgttttcaatactTCAAAGTGCCGAGTAACAAGACGGTCGGTGGAATTCGACCTGTGAGCGCCTGTTCCGTGACGGCTTCTGCTTTATGAACCTCGCTTGCCACGTCTGAAATGTGTTCCACGGCACGTCTATGTTTGGAGCGACTGTGACGCGCACGCACGACCCCCTCCCCCACAGACGCCAGACATAAATCACGGCAGAACCAAATTAgaatcttccaaaaaaaaaaaaagggaagagaGTGGGGTATTTTTTGGATTGGAATAACCGCGGGGGCAGGCTGCGGCTGGAACAATTGAGCACAGATGCAAAGAATGACAACATTGATGATAAAAATAGGAGCGAAGAATAGACAATCAAACGAAACGATGCGCCGAACGGTCGCAAATGGACCCCGATAGGAAAAAAACCTTCCCCACTCCTGCTTTGCGTGTTTGGAAAAGGTGACACTGTTGGCCGGGAAACCTCGTACGTCCAAATAGGATCAGTTTCAGttactttttttcacaaatcgatcaTATTGATCCGTCCCCGGGTGCTCTGTTCTGTCTTCGCATTATGAACCAATTTGGAGTGTTGAAAAAAGCTGGAGATCAAATCTGCGAGCCCTCTTGAACGCTCAAGTGTCTGACGGTGACGTTCGCGGTACTCGCCGTTTGCGTGAGATACACGCCGTCCCCCGAACCGAGCGAGCTTTTGAGTGGGTTCCAAAACATCCCATTTGAAAAAAAGGGCAGACTACAGTATGTCTTCTCTCGGCTCCATCACCGCAGCGCGATGCCATGTTGTTACCAGGGCTCAACGCTAGAGGTCGGCGGAGACATGAAAAGTGGCACGTGGAATCTTCTGGAACTTTCGAGAGAGTCAAGAGTCAATACGGGACACGCACAACATCAGGTTTTCTCAAACAACACCGCATTGTGACTCAAGCGAAACACTACTTAAGGAGAGCTTAAAGGCAAGTAAAGATGGCGGTTTTGCCTCCAGTGCCAAATGCCCTTGCGAGATTTACGGCGTCGGGGTTGGCGGGCCAGCTGCAAAAACGCCATTTCGAGCTGCACGTGAGACAAATATCAAATAtcagagatatatatatatatatatatatatatatatatatatatcaaatatcggCGAGTGGGGCAAGCGAGGGCTcaacaaagcaaataaaaagaaaagccgGTGAAATAACGCTCGTGTCACCTGTCAAATGCGACATACAGACACAAATAAAAGACCTCATGCAGCCAATAAATATGCACGCATTGGATTTCCAACGCAAATAACAAATGAGAATCGTTGCTTTTTGAAATGATCTCGCACGCATTTGGATATTTACACTTCTTGGGGTTAATATCAAAAGTTCATCTCTGCACATACGTTTTAAGGGGTCAGGGTTCATTCAAATAGGGATTTCGTTTGACCTCATTGATGACCGGCATTGGCCATCTGGCCCTTTGAAAAATCTAACTTTGTCCACTCGTCTTAAACTTTTCAAAAGAGGAAGGTTGGCCTACCTTGCCAA encodes:
- the LOC133417284 gene encoding protein c-Fos-like, which translates into the protein MSIMQPDYWSPSGCSTASPGGGTLGCSLQPLSPAADNQEDADGGASDCLVPTAGGTSPARRRPLRPNVVPLVSPSSKKAKAAACAKLQKDESSKEADERRRIRRERNKIAAAKCRNRRRELIDALQAETDQLEDEKSSLRSEIDELLKEKERLERALSSHESSCKLDKDDEGERDVTMPSPESDAEGPRIPAAAIFGNSDILLCSGAEDDLDDLVPETEAAAAAASGDEGAAAWAFVPDVGDLSGALCLPDWETLYRSVADDLRCLSGNFRTCGVFSFGLADTDALAEGGGSGPEDGLNSPTLLTL